A genomic segment from Spirochaetota bacterium encodes:
- a CDS encoding TIGR04255 family protein: MTNIIESSFSTDALPSYKNPPVNEVVCGLRFDTPDKLRIPHIGLLWDKFRNDYPIIQHAAPIASAKGEFIIESTVGIPLPRLWFINELDDQLIQFQIDRFYFNWRRRHSDYPRYDHVIKNFESVLNTVVNFFSELELGELKPIEYELSYINHIPNGQGWNTINDLPNIFQDFVWKQNNKRFLPSPEKVTWWSEFPLPEKKGHLIVSLKQAIRTEDKITLLVLELKTRGIGESTNKEAIREWFDVAHEWIVKGFTDITTPTIQKIWERE; this comes from the coding sequence ATGACTAACATAATCGAAAGTTCCTTTTCAACAGACGCTCTTCCAAGTTATAAGAACCCGCCTGTTAACGAAGTTGTTTGCGGGTTGCGATTTGATACTCCCGATAAACTTCGAATCCCACATATCGGTTTACTTTGGGATAAATTTCGAAATGATTATCCGATTATCCAACATGCTGCACCGATAGCATCAGCTAAAGGTGAATTTATAATAGAATCAACAGTAGGCATACCCTTACCGAGATTATGGTTTATAAACGAATTAGATGATCAATTAATTCAATTTCAAATTGATCGATTTTATTTCAATTGGCGACGTAGGCATAGCGATTATCCAAGATATGACCACGTTATCAAGAATTTCGAGAGTGTTTTGAATACTGTCGTTAACTTTTTTTCTGAACTTGAGTTAGGAGAGTTAAAACCAATCGAATATGAACTTAGCTATATCAACCATATCCCAAATGGGCAAGGATGGAATACCATCAATGACCTTCCAAATATATTTCAGGATTTTGTTTGGAAACAAAATAATAAGCGTTTCTTGCCAAGTCCTGAAAAAGTCACTTGGTGGTCAGAATTCCCTTTGCCGGAAAAGAAAGGGCATTTGATAGTTAGTTTAAAACAAGCTATACGAACTGAAGACAAAATTACCTTGCTTGTTCTAGAATTGAAGACTCGGGGAATTGGCGAGTCAACAAATAAAGAAGCTATTCGTGAATGGTTTGACGTAGCACATGAATGGATAGTCAAAGGTTTTACTGATATAACAACCCCTACAATTCAGAAAATATGGGAGCGAGAATAA